The following nucleotide sequence is from Pseudarthrobacter psychrotolerans.
GAAAGGACTGGATCCGTGCCGGCAGGCCCCCGCATCCGGGACGGCTCAACGAGGTACGCCACCTGGTTTTCAAGGATGCCGACACCGCGTGGCGGCGGGCCCGCCCGGCGATTGCCGGGCTGATGAAGAAGGACCTGTTCCGCGAAGGAGCGGACGGCGAGGCCGTGGACTGGGCCTGCGCGCGGCTCAGCGGCAGCTCCGGGGGCAGCGGTTCCGAACGGCGGGTCCTGCTGGTGGTGTCCGATGGCAGCCCGATGGACGGCGCCACCGCCCTGGCCAACGACGGCCATTACCTGGAACAGCACCTGCGGGACGTCGTGGCGGCGCACGAAGCCGCCGGCACGACGGAAATCTTCGGTCTGGGCGTGGGTCTCGATCTCTCGCCGTACTACCGCAGGAACATCTCACTGGACCTCTCGCGCGGAAGCAGCGCCGCCGTCGTCGGGCAGGTCCTGGCCATGCTGGCCGGACGCCGCTAAACGCCAAAGCCCCCGCCGCACGGCACCCCTGCCCGGCGGCAGAGCCGCTCAACGCAGAAGCCGCTCAACGCAAAAGCCAGCCGCGGGGAAGTGCCTCCATTGGCACTTCCCCGCGGCGGGCTTTTCGGACGGGACGGATATCCGGCCTGAAGATCAGGGGCGGGCCGCTACCGGCTGCTGGTCGGGCTCCGCCTGCAGCACTTCAGCCGAAGGATCCAGCTCAGCGGAAGGATCCATGGACGGATCCGCCGGAATGTCGGCGGCGTCGTTGCCGGCCTCTTCTCCCGGCTTCCGGCCGTAGCGCCTGCGGACCTCGTAACTGAGTAGGATGACGACGAGCGTGACTCCGCTCATCAGGAACTGGGTCTGGGTGCTGGGCAGCAGGGCCATGGCGCCGATGACCAAGAGCATCAGCGCGATGGTCGCATAACTGAGCCACGGGAACAACCACATCTTCAGCTTCAGCGCAGCCGGGTCCTCGCGGTCCAGTCTCTTGCGCAGCACCACCTGTGACAGGGCGATTGCCAAGTAGACAAAGAGCGCCACGGCGCCGTAGGAGTTCACCAGGAAAGCGAACACCACCTCGCCCCAGACGTAGACACAGACCACGGAAACATAGCCCACGGTGGTGCCCAGCAGGATGGCACGGCGCGGAACGCCGGCCTTGGAGAGCTTGGTGAAGAACTTGGGGGCATCGCCGTTGCGGGTGAGGGCAAACAGCATGCGCGAGGTGGTGTACAGCGCGGAGTTCAGGCAGGAGAGCACTGCGGTGAGGACGATGAAGTTCATGATGGTGGACACCGCCGGGATTCCCATGACGTCCAGCACAGCCGCATAGGGGCTCACGCCGACGCTCTCGGCATCCCACCGCTGGATCGCGACCACCACGAAGATCGAGCCGACGTAGAAGGTCACCACCCGGGCCACGATGGAGCGCATGGCCCTCTTGACGGAACGCTCGGGGTCTTCCGACTCGGCGGCCGCAATGGTGATGATTTCCGCCCCGGTATAGAAAGCCACACAGGGGACGACGGCGGCCAGCACGGCTCCCCAGCCCAGCGGCGTGAACCCGCCGTGGTCAAACAGGTTGCCGATGCCCGGCGTCGATTCGGGCCACAGGCCGGTGATCCAGAGAACGCCCAGCCCCAGGAACAGGACGATGGCCACCACTTTGATGGAGCTGAACCAGTACTCGAATTCGCCGAAGGAGCGGGCGGAAACCATGTTCGTTGCGCTCAGTGCAACCATCAGGCCCAGGCTGAGCATCCACAGCGGAGCCATGGGGAACCACAGCTGGATGATCCGGCCGCCGGCAATCGCCTCGACGGCCACCACAATCACAAAGAAATACCAGTACATCCAGCCGGTCGCAAAGCCGGCCCGCTGGCCGAGTGCCTGCCGTGCGTAGACGTAGAAAGAGCCCACCACAGGACGCGCTACCGCCATTTCGGCCAGCATCCGCATGAGGAGCAAGGTGATGACGCCTGCGATCGCAAAAGAGACGATGGCCGCAGGGCCGGTACTGCTGATCACAACGCCGCTGCCTACGAACAGCCCGGCACCGATGACGCCCCCAATGGCAATCAGGTTCATATGTCTGTTCTTGAGGCCCTTGCTGAGACCGGCATTGTCGGTCTGCCGGGGTTCGGCTTGATACACGTTTCCTCCAAGATGCTCTGACGAAACCCGTTGAAGTGCACTTCGGTGCCTGCGCCACGAAGCGCGAAGCCAGGTCCACCGGAGGTATCAGTCCGCACGGCTGCCTGCCGAGTGATCCGGATCACTCCTCCTGGTGTAGCCCCAAACCTACGGAGGTGCCGTGGGGGTGCACAGTGCCAGATTAAAGGGAAAAGAGGGAGCCAGCCGTGAAAGCGTGGGTCCACGAAGCCTCTCATGGCTGCAGTCCGGTCCGAAGATGACTGCACCCACACCGCCGTACCCGTGGACCGGGCCCTGGAGCATGGGGACGCGCGGTCGGAATCCCGTTTGCGCGTGCGAAAGCCGGGGGGACCAGCGGCCGGTTTAGGCTTTTGCCATGGACTCCCCTGAAGTACAGCAGGCACTCGCCGCCCTCCGGCACAGACTCGACGGCGGCCGGCGGACTGTTCTGGGCATTACAGGAGCGCCCGGCTCCGGCAAATCCACGTTCGCGGACCGGCTGCAGCGGGAGTTCGGCCCGGACCTCGCCGTGGTGGTGCCGATGGACGGCTTCCACCTGGGCAACGCGATCATCGACTGCACACCGCTGCGGCAGCGCAAGGGCGCAATGGACACGTTCGACGTCGGCGGCTACCTCTCGCTGTTACGGCGGCTCGTGCGCCGGGATGAGGCAGTGGTGTACGCACCGGAGTTCCGGCGGACTTTGGACGAGCCGGTGGCCGCGTCGATCGCCGTCCCGGCGTCCGTGCCGCTGGTGATCACCGAGGGAAACTATCTGCTGGTGGAGACGCCTGAGTGGAAGGATGTCCGGGCGCAGCTGGATGAGGTCTGGTTCATGGACACCCCGCCCGCGCTGCGGCTGGCCCGGCTGGTGGATCGGCACGTGGAATTCGGCATGGAGCGGACCGCGGCGGAAGCGTGGGCGACCGGCCCGGATGAGGCCAACGCTGTGATGATCGCGGCCACGCGCCGGGGCGCCGACCGCATCATCCCGTGGGGCCAGGACGCAGGCTAGGAATACTGGGGCAAGGGTCGGGGTTCTTGGCTGGGACGAGAGTCCACAACGAATGGAGAGCGCTCATGACTGCACCATCGGTACACCTCGGCGACGGCCTCAACGTCAGCCCCCTCGGCTTCGGCGGCATGGCCCTCACTCCGGTCTACGGCGAGGTTGACCCGCGCGAGGCCCTCAAAACCCTGCATCATGCGGTGGATGCCGGCGTCAGCTTCATTGACACCGCGGACATCTACGGCGGAGGCAGCAACGAGCAACTCATCGCGCAACTGCTCAAGGAGCGCCGGGGCGAAGTGCAGCTCGCCACCAAGTTTTCCCTGGTGGGCTCACATGCTGATGGCTACACGGATATCCGGGGAGATGCCGCCTACATCCGGCAGGCCGTCGACGCCAGCCTGAAGCGGCTTGGCACGGACGTGATTGACCTCTACTACATGCACCGCCGTGACCTCCGCGTTCCGATTGTGGAAACCGTGGAGGCCATGGCGGGGCTGGTGCAGCAGGGCAAGGTCAAACACCTTGGCCTGTCAGAGGTGACCGCGCAGGAGCTGGCCGAAGCCCACTCCGTGCACCCCATCGCCGCGGTCCAAAGCGAATGGTCCATCTGGAGCCGGGACGTGGAACGCAACGTAGTTCCGGCCGCGGCCAGCCTGGGCGTGGGCTTTGTGCCGTATTCGCCACTGGGCCGGGGATTCCTCACCGGCACGGTGGACGCTTCAAGCCTGGGAGCCAACGACTTCCGACGCCGGATCCCGCGGTTCGCCGCGGACGCCTTTGACGCGAACCAGGAAGTCGTGGCCACCGTGCGGACGGTCGCCGCCGAGCTGGCCGCGACGCCCGCCCAGGTTGCACTTGCGTGGCTGCTGGAACAGGGTAAGCGACTCGGACTGGCCGTGGTCCCCATCCCCGGCACGCGCAAAACCCACCGGATCGACGAAAACCTGGGCGCACTGTCCCTGGACCTGACCCCGGCGCAACTGGAGGCGCTGGACCAGGCCGCGGACGCCGTCGTCGGCTCCCGCTCGGCGGACCCCAGCTGGGTGTCCCAGGGCCGTGAATAACCAGGGCCGTGAATAGACTGAAGCCCATGGACACGCTCATTCGCGACCTACGCGACATCACCATCCGCAGCATCTCCGTCAGCGAGATGAACAACAACGTGTATCTGCTGACCGCGAAGGCCAGCGGTGCACAGCTGCTGATCGATGCCGCGGACGATCTTCCGGCCATCCAGGCAATGCTGGCGGACTCAGCCGCGGATACTGCGGCTGAACCGAGGCTGGCACTCATCGCCACCACGCACCAGCACTGGGACCACGTCCGCGCACTGCCGGCGTTGGTGGAAGCGACCGGCGCACCCACAGCGGCTGGAGCGGACGACGCCGAGGCGCTGCCAGTACCCGTGGACCGGACCCTGGAGCACGGGGACACCTGCGCCGTGGACGGCTTCGAGCTCACCGCCGTGCACCTGCGCGGCCACACCCCGGGATCCATCGCATTTGTGTACCAGGACCCGGAGGGGCCTGCCCATATTTTCAGCGGCGACTCGTTGTTTCCGGGCGGCGTGGGCAACACCCAGAAGGATCCGGCGCGGTTCACGTCCCTGCTGGACGACGTCACCGCGCGGTTGTTCGAGGCCTACCCGGACGACACCGTGGTGCACCCGGGCCATGCCAGCCCCACCACCCTTGGCGCGGAACGCCCGCATCTCGAGGAGTGGCGCGCCCGCGGCTGGTAGGGCTTAACTCATCGAGTGCTCCGTAACTGCCGTTATGAGCCTTCTAAACGGCGGTTACGGAGCACTCGATGGTGTTAAAGGACCCTAGCGGCTGCGGCGTTCGTTCGAGGCCGGAGCCGACGCGCGGCGGGGACCGCTGCGTGCCGGACGGCCGCTGCCGCCACCGTTACCGGCGTACGAGCCACCGGACGTGCCGCCGGTGTTGGAGGACCAAACAGCCTTGTTGCCGGCGTTGCCGCCGTTGCCCGAGTTGCCGCCGTTGCCGGAGTTACCCGTTGAAGCACCGGCGCGCTGGCCGGATCCACCCGTACGTGCACCGGCACCGGCGCCCGCAGTGCGGGCTCCGGCGGCGCGCTGGCCCGTTGCCGGACGTCCGCCGCGCTGTCCACCGGTGCCAGCCGGGCGGCCCGTGCCGCCACGGGGAGCATCGCTGCGGGTAACGCGTGAATCAGAACGGCCGTCTGAACCGCGGCCAGCCGCTGCACGGCCACCTGCTGCGGGGACGTCGTTGCGGTGCGTGGAGCCTGTGGCGCCTTGGCCGCGGGAATTGCGGCGAGCAGCAGCTGCTGCAATGGCGCGGTCCTCGTTCTGCTCGGCTACACGGTCAAATGCTGCCCGTGCCTCGGTGCGGCCTTCGTAGGCAACAGCGCGGCGCTCGGCGCGGGGAAGATCGGTGCGGGTCGGCTCAGCGGAGACGCGTCCACGTCCGCCACGGCCTCCACGGCCACCGGCGGTGGGGCCTTCCTGGCTGCGACGGGCGCGCTTGCGCTCGGCGTTGGCACCCGTGGAGGTGCCGCCACCCTGCTGTGCGGACTTCTTGGCCAGAAGAGCGGCGCGGGTGCGCGGATCGATCTTGTCAGCCATTTCGCCCACGAGCTCAGCAACCAGCGGGGAATTGGCGGTAACGCGCTCGAAGTTAACATCCACGCCGGCAGCCTTCATCAGCTTCTTGACGTCAGACTGCTGCTCCGGGAGGGTCAGCGTGACAACAGTGCCGTCCGAACCTGCGCGGGCCGTACGGCCTGAGCGGTGGAGGTACGCCTTGTGCTCTGTGGGCGGATCCACGTGGATCACCAGTTCGACGTCGTCCACGTGGACGCCGCGGGCTGCGACGTCGGTGGCCACCAGGACGCGGACGTCACCGGAGGAAAACTCGGCCAGGTTGCGGTCACGGGCGTTCTGCGAGAGGTTGCCGTGCAGATCGACGGCGGGGATCCCGGCGTCGGTCAGGGTCTTGGCCAGCTTGCGGGCGTGGTGCTTGGTCCGCATGAAGAGGACGCGGCGGCCGGCACCGGAAGCGAGCTCGAAGATCAGCTGCTTCTTGACGGTCTGGTCGTTGACCACCAGGACGTGGTGCTCCATGGTGGTCACGGCGGCCTGTGATTCGTCCACGGCGTGGGTCAGCGGGTTGGACAGGTAACGCTGGACGATCTTGTCCACGCCGTTGTCCAGGGTGGCCGAGAACAGCAGGCGCTGGCCCTGGCTGGGGGTCATGTCCATGAGCTTCTTGACCACCGGGAGGAAGCCGAGGTCGGCCATGTGGTCGGCCTCGTCCAGCACGGTGATCTCGACGCCTTCGAGGGTCAGGATACGCTGGCGGATCAGGTCCTCCAGGCGGCCCGGGCAGGCGATGACAATATCGACGCCGGCGCGCAGGGCCTTTTCCTGGCGTGCCTGGGAGATGCCGCCGTAGATCACGGTGGTGGTCAGGCCCATGGCCTTGGCCATCGGCTCGATGGTGGCGTTGATCTGGGTGGCGAGCTCGCGGGTCGGGGCGAGGACCAGGCCCATGGGGCGGCCGGGCTTGCGGAAGTGCTTGGCTTCCCGCTCAGCGAGTCGTGCTACAAGCGGGATGGCGAAAGCGATGGTCTTGCCGGAGCCGGTGCGGCCGCGGCCCAGGACGTCGCGTCCGGCCAGGGTGTCCGGGAGGGTCTTGACCTGGATGGGGAACGGCTCAACAATTCCCTGGGCTGTGAGGGTGTCGGCAAGTTCTTTGGGCGTGCCGAGGGCAGCAAAAGTAGTCATATATTCAAGGTCTTTCAGGCGGTATCCATGCGGATATCGGCCCCCGATGCCGGTTGGCTCAAGGGTTTCGCCGAAGAAAAGTCAGGTGATCAACCGTGCTGCTGCCCGATTCAGGGCGGCGGCTGGGACCAAATGGAACGCGTTCATCGACGCAGGATGTGCCTCTCACATGAAAAAACCCGCTTCCCAAATAAAGGGACTCCGATTTACGGAGCAAGCGGGCATCACTGCACATCAAGTCCCATAAGCGTACCATCCCCCGTCGTCGGCCTCCGATTCGCCCCAAGTGACTGGCATTTAACGTCGCCAAAGCGCGGAATGACGACATTAACTGCGAGTCAGTCGGGGTGAGGCGCACCGTGCTGGACGTTGCCTTTGAGGACCCGGCAGGCGCAGGCTTGAGGCATGACTGAACAGGGTGCAGACCACCACCACACAACGGACGACGGCGGCACCCGGCCTGGGGACGAACCGCAGCGCAGTGCCGCCGAGGCGTGGGACGAAAGGTACCGGAGCAAGCCGAAATTCTGGAGCGGCAAGCCAAACGCCCAGCTGCTGCGCGAAGGCGCGGGACTGAGGCCGGGCAAGGCCCTGGACCTGGGCTGCGGCGAGGGTGCCGACGCCATCTGGCTCGCCCAGCAGGGCTGGACCGTCACCGCCGTCGACGTTTCCGGCGTCGCCCTGGACCGGGCGCTGGTCCACGAAAAAGCTGCCCTGGACCGTGAGAGCGTGCACGCCGAGGGAGCCGGTGAAATTCCCAGCCGCATCCGCTGGGAACAGTGCGACCTGGAGGAGTGGCAGCCCACGGCAACCTTCGATCTGGTGTCCTCCCAGTTCCTGCACTCCCCGCATCTGGCGTGGCAGGGCCCCCTGCGGACGGCGGCTTTGGCGGTCAAGCCGGGCGGAACCCTGCTGATCGTGGGCCATCATCCGGACCACCTGCCGCCGTGGGGAAACCACACCAGGCCGGAGATGTTCTACACCCCGGCGCAGCTCGTGGCGGAGCTCGGCCTGGACTCGCCGCAATGGCAGCTGGAGGTCAACACCACGCGCGAGCGCCCGGCGTCCGGTCCGGACGGCGAGGTGGCCATCATTGGCGACACCGTGCTCCGCGCCACCCGCCTGGCGTGATTTTTTGTCCAGATAAGGGGGATTCGCCAGGCATTGGACGGCATTATCTGGTCAAAAACTCCGGGGTTAGCGCGAAACCCGCGGCGCCACCGCAACCGCGGCGACGGCCACCACCGCCGTCAGTGCGAAAACCCCCGCGAACGATTCCGCCGTCGTCGTAAATGCCGCGAACACGATGCCCGTGGCGGCGAGCGCCAGCGCCCCGCCCAGCGAGTCCGAGATGGACATCGCCGAGCTGTTGAAGCCCTCGTTTTCCTTCGTGGACATGGCGAGTGTCATTACGCTGAGCCGCGGATAGAGCAGCCCCATGCCGCCGCCGGCGAAGAGCCAGCCGGCAATCGCGACTACGGCAGGCCAGTGGAGCGCCGACGTCGCCAACGTGAGGATGATGGCTCCGAGCACCAGCGCTGAGCCAATACGCACCGCCACCCGGTGCTGCAGCCGGGCACCGAGGCGGCCCTGGATCGCGGCAGCGGCTGCCCACGACAACGCGCCTCCCGTTAGTGCCAGGCCGGCCAACGTCGGCGGGAACTTGTACTCCTCGATCAGCAGGTACGGGAGGTAGACCTCGGCGCCGAAGAACGCGGCAGACGCCAGGCCGCGGGTCAGGATCACGCTGGGCAGGCCGCGGCGCGCGAGCAGTGTTCCGCGCGGTACCAGCGGCCGCACGGCTACGAGGGCGATCACGACGGCGGCCGCCGCCACGAGTGCCGGACCTGCGGGAACACCCTCGATAGTGACTTTCGAGGAGAGGTTCAGCCCCAGCACAGCGAGCGCGGCGAGCGCCGCCCAGGCCAGCCGGCCGAGCGCCCAGGGCGGGATTGCGGCCTGCTCAGCCGGCCGGTCGATGCCGCGGAGCACGGGAACGATCATCACCACGGCGGGCACTACCAGCCCCACTACGCCCAGGAACACCCAGTGCCAGCTCAGGACCTCCGCCACGATGCCGGCCGCGAACGGGCCCACCAGGGACGGGATGACCCACGCGGCGGAGAATGCAGCGAAGATCCCGGGGTGCAGGACGGCCGGGTAGACGCGGGCCACCACCACGTAGAGCGAAACCGTCAGCGCACCGCCGCCGAGGCCCTGCACCAGGCGGCCGGCAACCATCATGGGCATCGACACCGCTGTGCCCGCGATGATCAGGCCCAGCACGAAAAAGGCAACGGAGGCATAGAGCGGGACGGTTGGGCCGCGGCGGTCCGACCAGTTTCCGGCCGCCACCATGCCGATCACGCCGGTGGCCAGCGGACCGGCGAAGGCCAGCGCGTACAGGCTGGCGCCGTCGAGCTCGCGGCTGACGACGGGCATGATGGTGGTCACCGCGAGGGATTCGAAGGCCGCCAGGAACACCAGGGCACACGCGCCGATGGTCACCCACAGGTAGGGGCGCTGCAGGATCCCGGCCGTGGGGGCGGGATGCGTAGCCGGCCGGGCGGAATCGTGCATGTTATCGGCGCGGCTGGGTTGCGTCGCCGATGTAGCGGTTCCGGCCCGCGCGGTAACCGAATACAGCGGCCAGTGAGCCCACTACCAGGAACAGCACCCCGGCGGCCGTGAACGATCCCGTGGCCTGGTGCAGCTGCCCCACCATCAGCGTGCCGGTGGAACCCAGCCCGTAGCCCACGCCCTGCATCATCCCGGACAGGTGCGCGGCGGTGTGCCCGTCGCGGGTCCGCAGCATGATCATGGTCAGGGCCACCGCGGTGAGGCTTCCCTGCCCAAGGCCCAGCAGCGAGGTCCACACCCAGATGAGCTCCAGGGGTCCGAAGATGCTGAGGGCGAACCCGCCGCCGGTCATCAGCGCCACCACGACAGCGATGGCCCGCTGGTCACGGAACCTCGCCGCCAGTGCCGGGGCAAACAGCGAGCCCAGCATCTGGAGCACGATCGAAACAGAGACCATCAGGCCGGCGGTCCCGCCGTCAATGCCGCGCTCCCGCAGGATCGGCGCCAGCCAGGCAAAGACGCTGAAGGACATCATGGCCTGCAGCACCATAAAGATGGTCACCTGCCACGCCACCGCCGAACGCCACACGTTGACGCCGAGGTGGCCGGCCTGGTGCCGGACGGGGTGCTGGCGCAGCGCCACCGGCAGGAACAGCAAAAGTACGACGGCGGCAGGAACCGCCCAGAACCACAGCGCCGAGGTCCACTCCCCCGTCGCCGAGAAGACGGGGTAGGTAAAGCCGGCACCGAGGGCGGCCGAGGCGCAGATCGCCGTGGTGTACAGCCCGCCCATAAGGCCCAGCCGGTGCGGGAAATCACGCTTCACGAGGCCTGGCAGCAGCACGTTGCACAGCGCGATGGCGGCACCGCAGGCAGCAGTTCCCGCCAGCAAGGTTGGGAGGTGGCCGGCCCCGGGCACCAGGCCGCCGATGTCCGCGGGACGCAGCAGCAGCCCTGCCGTGAGTACGGCCATGGCGCCGAGCAGGACGCGTTCGGCGCCAAACCGCCGGGCCAGGACGGGCGCCAGCGGCGCGAAGACACCCAGGAGCGTGACAGGAGCGGTAGTGAGCACCACAACGGCCCAGCCCGGCAGGCCGGCGTCGGACGTGATCTCCGGAAGAACCGCGGCGAAACTGGAGAAAACGGTGCGCAGGTTCAGCCCGATAAGCACCAGGCAGAGGCCCAGATAGGCCAGGGCCCGCCGGCTGCTCTGCGGGCTCTCCGGGCCGCCGCCCGACTGGCCCGGAAGGCGCGTTGGGGCGGCTGGGGGGATGTCGTCGATTTCGGCGTCGATCAGCAGTCCAGGCACTTCAACGTTGTCAGCACGGGTCACGGGACCCATTCTGTCATTGCGCCCGCTCATGGCCTGCTTCATCCCCACGGATCGGGCCGGCGCCGCATCAGGCGGGGCTGCGGGAGGTGCGGAAGAGCTTACGCTTGGCGCATGAGCGAACAGCGACAGACTTGGCATGCCGCGCACAAGGCAACCCTGAGCAGGGGCGAACGCGCCGCCGATGTTATGCGCAACAGCATGGGCAGTTGGCGGTTCGTCGCCGGATTCATCGCTTTCATGATGGTGTGGGCTGCCCTGAACTCCTGGATTCTGACATCCCAGGCGTGGGACGCCTATCCGTACATCCTGTTGAACCTGTTCCTGTCCATGCTGGCCGGACTCCAAGGGGCAATTCTCCTCATCGCAGCCAAACGCCAGGATGCCATCGCTGCGGCCATGGCCCAGCACGACTACGACACGAACGTGAAGGCCAAGGCGGAGATCGAGCGGCTTACCATCATCAACCACGAACAGTTGGAGATCCTGCGGGAACTGCGCGCCCTGGCTGCGGGCAAGCCGACCCGGGCCTGACTCCTCTATTCTGGAAGGGATGAGCGAATCCCCAGAATCTCCCCAGCCTCCGCATGTCCCGCGCCCGGTGACGCCCGGAACGCAGGCGTCCTTCGGCACTTACGGCGGCAGGCCGGTGAGCTTTGTGCGCCGCGGAACCCGCCTCCAGGGGCGCCGCCAGACGGCGTGGGAGGAGCACTCGGACCGGTGGGCGCTGGACGTTCCCCGGCACATTGCGAACACGTCGGTCCACCCGGACTACACGTTCGATGCCGAAGCCGAGTTCGGCCGCAAGGCACCGCTGATTGTGGAAATCGGTTCCGGGCTGGGCGATGCCATCTGCCACGCCGCCGAGGAGAACCCGGACACGGACTTCCTGGCGGTGGAGGTGTACACGCCGGGCCTGGCCACCACCATCATCAAGATCAACAGCCGCGGGCTGAACAACGTCCGGGTGGTGGAAGCCAACGCGCCCGAGGTCCTCGCCACCATGCTGCCTGCCGGTTCAGTCAGCGAGCTGTGGGTGTTCTTCCCCGATCCCTGGCACAAGTCACGGCACCACAAACGCCGCCTCATCCAGCCGGAGTTTGCCGAACTGGCAGCACAGGCACTGACGACGGGCGGCCTGTGGCGGGTCGCCACGGACTGGTCCAACTACGCCGTCCATGTCCGCGACGTCCTTGCGGGCTCGCCGGACTTCGAGAACCTCCACACCGGCGAGCGCCACGGACCCGAAAGCCCGCTCACCCAGGTGTGGCAATCCGGCGTCGAAACTTTGGTGGGCGGCGCACCCGTCCGCGAAGGCCGGGCGCCGGTGAGCACCGCACACACCGGCCCCAACGAGGGCGTGGATGAAACGGGTGGCTGGGCGCCACGCTTCGAAGGCCGGATCCGCACGAGCTTCGAAGCGAAGGCCCACGAGGCCGGCCGGCTGATCTTCGACCTCTGCTACCGCCGGCGCTGAGCCCCGGAAGCGGGGTCAGCCCACGCTGATGGCGGCGACGATCTCCTTGAGCATCCCCAGCCGCGGCTCGATCTCCGGGTTCACGTACGGCCAGATCACCACAACACCGATGAAACGATTGTTCTCCCAGACACCCACAGTGGCCGCTACCCTCGCCTCACCGGCCGGGTCCGTGTACCCAACCACGACGGCGTACGAGGACTTGCCGGGGACGTTCAGTTCACCTTCGGTGAGGATGGTCCCGGCCCGGTCTTCAACGTAGAAGCCTGACATGAGGTGTGCCCAGCCGTTGGCCTGCGCGGCGCCTGTCACGGAGGTGTCGTCCTTGATGACCGTCACGAGGACGCCGCCCAGCAGGCCATACTGCTCGGTGTTTGGCCCGGCGGCGGAGTCCTCCAGAACCTGGGTGTGCTCGGGGAAGTCTGCCGTGAACCCCAGCGGGGACTCGATATGCACTGACATGGTTGCTCCTTAGCGGTAAGTCTTGGCCGGGCTGGCTGGCGGTAATGCCCAAAATGGTGCCGGAAGAACTGCGGGAAAAGGTCTCCGGAGTGGACTCGGCACGGGACGTCAGAGCCTCTCGAGCTTCGTGTCGTTCGGGACCTTATAGTACGTGGACACGTTGGTCGTTGCCTTGTTCTCGGTCTTGACCTCCACCTCGCCGGCCTTGAGGTCAACACCGAACTCGTTGGACGCTGTCACCACGCTGTTCTCCTGGACGGTGGCAGACCCTGCCTCGTAGAGCTTGGCGGCGTCGTGGCCGGCCGCAACCGTGTCTCCCAAAGCCACATTGCGCATGTAGCTGTCGATCATTGCCGCGTTCTCGGGCGAGTACTCAATATCGATCTTCACGGTGCCCTGCGTGCCTACTGTCACGCTGGACTCAGCCTTGGCGCCTTGGAGGTCGATTCCCGCGGTGGCGCCCGCCGCAACCGTGCCCTCCATGGATACGGCGATCGATTCCATGTTGCCGCTCTTGTCCAGGTTCACTTCCAGGCCGCCCTTGCCCGATGCCTCGAATACCCTGCCGTCGAGGTTCAGCTTGCCCTGGGCCGACACCTCGGCGCTGGCGGTTGCCGTGCCGTCCGTCAGGTTCCGCTCGTAGGCGAGATCCAGCTTCGCCGAGCCCGAAGCGGGGCCGGCTTCGCCCTCGGCTTCCAGGGAGAGGGTTCCCTTGGCTTTGTCGTCGTGGCCGGTGGAGCCGTTGTCGTCAGCTGCATCGTTGATGGTGTCCAGGATGTAGCCAGGCGGGTTGCCCGCTACATCCTTGATCTCACCGACACTGTCCGGCGGGAGGTCCGTGTAAATCTGGTTGCGCGCGGCCATGGCCTCTTCCACGCTGCCGAATTTGTACTCACGCGACGCCTCACCGTTGAGCGTGACCCCGGCCGTGCCGGTGGTGTCGTTCACTCCCA
It contains:
- a CDS encoding amino acid permease encodes the protein MNLIAIGGVIGAGLFVGSGVVISSTGPAAIVSFAIAGVITLLLMRMLAEMAVARPVVGSFYVYARQALGQRAGFATGWMYWYFFVIVVAVEAIAGGRIIQLWFPMAPLWMLSLGLMVALSATNMVSARSFGEFEYWFSSIKVVAIVLFLGLGVLWITGLWPESTPGIGNLFDHGGFTPLGWGAVLAAVVPCVAFYTGAEIITIAAAESEDPERSVKRAMRSIVARVVTFYVGSIFVVVAIQRWDAESVGVSPYAAVLDVMGIPAVSTIMNFIVLTAVLSCLNSALYTTSRMLFALTRNGDAPKFFTKLSKAGVPRRAILLGTTVGYVSVVCVYVWGEVVFAFLVNSYGAVALFVYLAIALSQVVLRKRLDREDPAALKLKMWLFPWLSYATIALMLLVIGAMALLPSTQTQFLMSGVTLVVILLSYEVRRRYGRKPGEEAGNDAADIPADPSMDPSAELDPSAEVLQAEPDQQPVAARP
- a CDS encoding nucleoside/nucleotide kinase family protein, which encodes MDSPEVQQALAALRHRLDGGRRTVLGITGAPGSGKSTFADRLQREFGPDLAVVVPMDGFHLGNAIIDCTPLRQRKGAMDTFDVGGYLSLLRRLVRRDEAVVYAPEFRRTLDEPVAASIAVPASVPLVITEGNYLLVETPEWKDVRAQLDEVWFMDTPPALRLARLVDRHVEFGMERTAAEAWATGPDEANAVMIAATRRGADRIIPWGQDAG
- a CDS encoding aldo/keto reductase, whose protein sequence is MTAPSVHLGDGLNVSPLGFGGMALTPVYGEVDPREALKTLHHAVDAGVSFIDTADIYGGGSNEQLIAQLLKERRGEVQLATKFSLVGSHADGYTDIRGDAAYIRQAVDASLKRLGTDVIDLYYMHRRDLRVPIVETVEAMAGLVQQGKVKHLGLSEVTAQELAEAHSVHPIAAVQSEWSIWSRDVERNVVPAAASLGVGFVPYSPLGRGFLTGTVDASSLGANDFRRRIPRFAADAFDANQEVVATVRTVAAELAATPAQVALAWLLEQGKRLGLAVVPIPGTRKTHRIDENLGALSLDLTPAQLEALDQAADAVVGSRSADPSWVSQGRE
- a CDS encoding MBL fold metallo-hydrolase, producing the protein MDTLIRDLRDITIRSISVSEMNNNVYLLTAKASGAQLLIDAADDLPAIQAMLADSAADTAAEPRLALIATTHQHWDHVRALPALVEATGAPTAAGADDAEALPVPVDRTLEHGDTCAVDGFELTAVHLRGHTPGSIAFVYQDPEGPAHIFSGDSLFPGGVGNTQKDPARFTSLLDDVTARLFEAYPDDTVVHPGHASPTTLGAERPHLEEWRARGW
- a CDS encoding DEAD/DEAH box helicase, which codes for MTTFAALGTPKELADTLTAQGIVEPFPIQVKTLPDTLAGRDVLGRGRTGSGKTIAFAIPLVARLAEREAKHFRKPGRPMGLVLAPTRELATQINATIEPMAKAMGLTTTVIYGGISQARQEKALRAGVDIVIACPGRLEDLIRQRILTLEGVEITVLDEADHMADLGFLPVVKKLMDMTPSQGQRLLFSATLDNGVDKIVQRYLSNPLTHAVDESQAAVTTMEHHVLVVNDQTVKKQLIFELASGAGRRVLFMRTKHHARKLAKTLTDAGIPAVDLHGNLSQNARDRNLAEFSSGDVRVLVATDVAARGVHVDDVELVIHVDPPTEHKAYLHRSGRTARAGSDGTVVTLTLPEQQSDVKKLMKAAGVDVNFERVTANSPLVAELVGEMADKIDPRTRAALLAKKSAQQGGGTSTGANAERKRARRSQEGPTAGGRGGRGGRGRVSAEPTRTDLPRAERRAVAYEGRTEARAAFDRVAEQNEDRAIAAAAARRNSRGQGATGSTHRNDVPAAGGRAAAGRGSDGRSDSRVTRSDAPRGGTGRPAGTGGQRGGRPATGQRAAGARTAGAGAGARTGGSGQRAGASTGNSGNGGNSGNGGNAGNKAVWSSNTGGTSGGSYAGNGGGSGRPARSGPRRASAPASNERRSR